Below is a window of Helicobacter colisuis DNA.
GCTGTCAATGCGCTAGGAGAAGCCAAACACGCAGATGTCGCCATTGCTTTTGGCAATGGAGATGGATTAATCATCAAAAAAGGTCAAATTGTAGGAAAATATAAAGAATCAGAGCTTATTGATGTTTTCATTAAAGAAGTCTTACAAACCGAGCAAGAGATAATACAAAATCAAGGCTTATAATCCTTTATCTTATTTGCCCATTGCCCCTAATTTTGTATTTGTAGCTTGTAAGACATTCTACACCCATAGGACCTCTAGCATGGAGTTTAGAAGTAGAAATCCCTACCTCCGCCCCGTAGCCAAACTCACCTCCATCACTAAATCTTGTTGAAGCATTCACATACACACAAGCACTATCCACTTGATTTAAAAAATCCTCTGCTACACTATAATCCTCACACAAAATTGCCTCGCTATGCCCACTGCTAAATTCTCTAATATGCTCCAGCGCACCTTGTAAGCCCTGCACTATTCTTAAGTTTAAAATATTTTCATTGTATTCAATATGGTAAGATTCTAGAGGAATCTCTTCGCACTCTATTCCATTTTCAGCTAAGATTTCACAAGATTCTTTGCAACCCTTAAGGATTGTCTCCTCTTGCTTCAAAGCCTTAGCTACCTTGGGCAAAAACTTTTTAGCAAAACCAGAATCCACAAGTAAAGTCTCACACGCATTGCACACACTAGGGCGCGAAGTTTTAGCATTAACTATCACAGCAATAGATTGCTCTACCCTGCAACTTAAATGAGCAAAAATATGACAAACTCCTTTATCTTGCTTAATCACAGGAATCTTAGAATGCTCACTTACAAATTTTATCAATCCTTCCCCACCACGCGGAATCACCAAATCTATATATTCCCTAGCACCTAATAACTCTTTTAATTCCTCCCTCTCACAAGAAAGAAAAATAATCACTTCTTTAGGAATCTTAAATTTCTCCAAAACCCTATGAAAAATCTCAACAATAGCTTTGTTTGAATTTTGCGCTTCCTTCCCCCCCCTTAGCACACACACATTTCCACTTTTAAAACAAAGCGCTGCTGTATCGCTTGTAACATTTGGTCGCGATTCATAAATAATCCCAATCACACCAATTGGAACGCTCACTTTTTCTATCTCCAAACCCTTTGAATTGCTAAAACCACCTAGAATCTTATTAAGTGGATCAGGGAAATCTGCAATTTCTTTGAGAGATTTTGCCATTGCTAAAATCCGATCTTGGTTTAGCGTCAATCGCTCCAACATAGATGCAGAAAGCCCAAACTCTTTTGCCTTAGACAAATCCTTTTGGTTAGCCTCCAAAATCATTTTGCTTTGTGATTCTAGCTCATTAGCACACTCCCTTAAAAATTCCTGCCTTATGGAGTGAGGAATCTGCCCCATATAAATTTTTGCTTCTCTTGCTTTTCTTAAAGTCTCAAAAAACTCCATAAAACCCCCTTAGCTTTCCCTAAACATACGCCTTGCTAGTCGCTTTGCCTTAATCTCTTCTTCTTCGCGCTTTAAGGAGGTATAGGTGGTGTTTGTATAATCCTCTAAAATCTTTTGACTATTAATGTTTTTGCCATTAGAAACTAGTTTTTTATATTCTCCATCTTCTTGTAATTCGTGAGCATTTGTGTTATCTTCGCTTTGTAAGCGAATGATTCCAAAGAGTTTCTCTGCCAAAGCTTCTTCAAAAACAGGCGTCATCAGCTCTACTCTCCGCTCCAAATTCCTTGGCATTAAGTCTGCACTTGCAAAATAAATTTGCGGTTTTGCGTGTTTGAAATAATAGATTCTAGCGTGTTCTAAATATTTGCCCACAATAGAGATAACGCGGATATTTTCACTCACTCCTTTTACCTTTGGCTTCAAACAACAAATCCCTCTCACAATCAAATCAATCTTTACACCTGCATTAGAAGCCTTATAAAGCGCCACAATCACATCGGTATCCACAATAGAGTTTGCTTTTAAGATAATTCTCCCTTCACTTCCTTTTTTGGCTTCATTTTCAATGAGTTCTATAATTTTGGGCTTAATTTGTAAAGGTGCTGCAAGTAGCGTATTAAGCCTTGATTTATGAGAAAAACCAGAAAGATTATGAAAAAATTTCGTTGCATCTTGCGTAAATTCTTTTTTAGAAGTCATATAACTAATATCTGTGTAAATTTTTGCACTACTTGTGTTGTAATTTCCTGTGCTTAAATGCACATATTCACGCAATTCTTTACCTATGCTTTTTATCACTAAAGCAATCTTAGCATGCACTTTTAGCCCAGGGACTCCATAAATCACATGCGCACCTGCCCCTTCTAATGCCTTAGCCCAATGCAAATTATTTTCCTCATCAAAACGCGCCTTTAGCTCCACTAATGCTGTTACTTGTTTGCCATTTTCAGCCGCTTCAATTAGCGCTTTAACTATGGGTGAATTTTTGCCCACACGATAAAGTGTCATGCGAATCGAAAATACATCAGGATCTTTTGCGGCACTTTGGATAAAATTCACCACAGGATCAAAACTCTCATAAGGCTGAAAAGATAACACATCTTGAGTATCTAAAATCGAAAAAATATTGGCATTAGGATCAAGTGGAGGCAGAATCTTTGGTGTATAATTTGGAAAGGTGAGTTGTGCAAAATTCTTGTTTCCTACAATTTCCCACAGAATATTAGAATTCATCGGTAACTCACATTCATAAATATCTTCACTAGAAACAGGAATATAATTAGTAATAAAACGCTTTAATTCTTCATCTTTGGTTTTAGCAATTTCTAATCGAATAATTTCTCCTTTACGCCTTGATTTCAATCCCTCTGTCATTAGCGCCATGAAGTCATCACCCTCTTCTTCCTCAATTTCCATATCAGCATTTCTTGTAACTCTAAAAGCTGTCCAACTAAGCACCGAAAATCCAGGAAATAACTCACTAGTAAATTCAGCCACAACACTATCTGTTAGCACATAAGTGTCTCCTAGCTTAATAAATCCAGGAAGCATTCTTGAAATGCGCGTCATTCCAAATTTAATTTCATTGGGATTATCAAGGCTTTGGAGTTTGAGTGCTAACACATAACTAAGATTATTCAAATGTGGAAAAGGGTGTGTTGCATCAACCGCGATAGGAACAACAATAGGATAAAGATGATTCATAAAATAATCTTGCAATTGTTTTTGTTGCTCTTTGTTTGTTTCTTTATAAGTTTTAATGCAAAGCCCAAGCTTATTTAAGGATTCTTTGATTTCAAAATAACATGTTTCTAAAAGTTTTTTTTCTTTTTTGAGATAGCCTCGAATCTCCTCTAATTGCTCTTTTGGCGTAAGCCTATCTGCCCCACTTTCTGTGATTCTAGCAGCATAAAGTCGCTTTAATCCAGCCACTCTCACCATATAAAATTCATCTAAATTTGTCCCATAAATTGCGATAAATTTTAAACGCTCCAAAAGCGGATTATTTGGGTTTTGCGCTTCACTCAAAACACGTGTATTAAACCGCAACCAAGATAATTCACGATTAATAAAATTGCTTGATTCTTTTAATTGAATAGACATTATAAGCCCCTTTATTCTTTATTATAATTATACCCTAGCCACTTAAAAAATTTTATCAATTTCCCAATAAATAATACCCTTGATTAGAATTTTCCCATAAATCTACCCAATTAAATATCAAAATTTTGGAATCTTTTTGCAAAATCAACCAATATCTTGCAAATCACAAAATAAATTGGCAAAAAACAATTGTAGAATCGCAACAAAAAATAATGGAGTGTTATTATAAATTTTAACTACGATAATTTAAAAGAGACTTTCTGGGGCATTTAAATATATTTTCTTACTCTTTATTTAAAAAGAGTGCTTCCAAGTCTCACGCAATTGCTTCCACATTGAATTGCTAATTCAAAATCTCCACTCATTCCCATACTTAAAGTATTAGCGCCAAAACTTTGAAGTTTTTCAAATAAAGCCTGTGTTATCTCAAAGCTTTTTTGGATTAACCGATGGTCTTCTGAATGCGCTCCAATACTCATTAGCCCACAAAGTTTAATATTAGGACATTCTTCTAAAATTTGATGATAAATTTCTATTGCTTCTTCGGGCATAACACCACTTTTGGTAGATTCTTTAGCGCTATTGATTTGCAAGAGTGTCTTTAAATGGATATCTTCTTGCTCTAATTTCTTTTGAAGTTGTTTGGCTAAATCCAAAGAATGCAAACTATGGAACATAAAAGGTTTTAACTTTAAAAGTGCATTAATTTTATTGCTTTGGAGATTGCCAATAAAATGCCACTCTAGCGGTAGTAATTCTAAAGTACTAGATTTTTGAGTTAAATCTTGCACTTTATTTTCCCCAAAAGCCCTTTGTCCACACTCATACAAAGCTTGTATTTCCTGAGTGGTAGAATATTTGCTCACCGCAACAAGCCTCACAATCCTATGTCTATCAACTGCAATTCTAGCTTTTTCTATTTTTTCAATAGCGTTAATTAAATTTTCTTTAAAATCTTGCATCACTTTCCTTTAAAAAGGCATGGTTCCATTTATAATACGAACAACATCATTGTATAATCCAAGCCCCATAAGCCCAAATAAAATAACCCAACCTGCTAGCGTTAAACGATAGATAGCATTAAGACTTGGAATCTTTTTGGTTATCATCTCATAAAGAGTAAAAACAATATGCCCCCCATCTAATGCCGGAATAGGCAAAAGATTTAAGATTCCCAAATTCACAGATATTAAAGCTGTGAAAGTTAAAAGGGTAACAATTCCTAACTCCGTTGCCTTTTTAGTAATAGAGACAATTGAAACAACCCCTCCTACTTCACTAAAAGGCACAACTCCAAAAATAATTTTCTCTAAACCTTGCAAAATAAGGGTGCTAGCTTGGAGAGTTTGAGAGAAGGCATAAGAAATACTCTCAAGTGGAGAATATGAAATTTTGCGTATTTCATTAGCTGCAATGATGCCAATTAGGGGGCGTGAAATTTCCTCACCAAAAATATTTTTACTCTGCCCAAGCTTAGGAATTAAAGTTGTATTTTGTGTTTGTAAATCACGCACAAAAGTAATCTCCAATGCACCCACAGAAGATTCTACCACCCTATTTAGCTTATCCCAAGTCTTAATACTTTCTCCATTAATGGCAATAATCTCATCACCTGCTTGCAAACCAGCCTTGCTTGCAGGCATATCTTCTTGCACTTTTCCAATAATAGGAGCTAACTCATTTTGCCCTATTAACGCAATAGTTATATAAAGCAAAAAAGCC
It encodes the following:
- a CDS encoding YggS family pyridoxal phosphate-dependent enzyme, with amino-acid sequence MQDFKENLINAIEKIEKARIAVDRHRIVRLVAVSKYSTTQEIQALYECGQRAFGENKVQDLTQKSSTLELLPLEWHFIGNLQSNKINALLKLKPFMFHSLHSLDLAKQLQKKLEQEDIHLKTLLQINSAKESTKSGVMPEEAIEIYHQILEECPNIKLCGLMSIGAHSEDHRLIQKSFEITQALFEKLQSFGANTLSMGMSGDFELAIQCGSNCVRLGSTLFK
- a CDS encoding glutamate-5-semialdehyde dehydrogenase, producing MEFFETLRKAREAKIYMGQIPHSIRQEFLRECANELESQSKMILEANQKDLSKAKEFGLSASMLERLTLNQDRILAMAKSLKEIADFPDPLNKILGGFSNSKGLEIEKVSVPIGVIGIIYESRPNVTSDTAALCFKSGNVCVLRGGKEAQNSNKAIVEIFHRVLEKFKIPKEVIIFLSCEREELKELLGAREYIDLVIPRGGEGLIKFVSEHSKIPVIKQDKGVCHIFAHLSCRVEQSIAVIVNAKTSRPSVCNACETLLVDSGFAKKFLPKVAKALKQEETILKGCKESCEILAENGIECEEIPLESYHIEYNENILNLRIVQGLQGALEHIREFSSGHSEAILCEDYSVAEDFLNQVDSACVYVNASTRFSDGGEFGYGAEVGISTSKLHARGPMGVECLTSYKYKIRGNGQIR
- the rseP gene encoding RIP metalloprotease RseP, with translation MGFIGSILVLAFLVFFHELGHFLAAKLFGVKVEAFSIGFGSQKLWKKQIGETEYSLRPIPLGGFVQLKGQSDIDPKNRNYDKDSLYGIAAYKRLIILAAGSFFNLFLAFLLYITIALIGQNELAPIIGKVQEDMPASKAGLQAGDEIIAINGESIKTWDKLNRVVESSVGALEITFVRDLQTQNTTLIPKLGQSKNIFGEEISRPLIGIIAANEIRKISYSPLESISYAFSQTLQASTLILQGLEKIIFGVVPFSEVGGVVSIVSITKKATELGIVTLLTFTALISVNLGILNLLPIPALDGGHIVFTLYEMITKKIPSLNAIYRLTLAGWVILFGLMGLGLYNDVVRIINGTMPF
- a CDS encoding RNA degradosome polyphosphate kinase; the encoded protein is MSIQLKESSNFINRELSWLRFNTRVLSEAQNPNNPLLERLKFIAIYGTNLDEFYMVRVAGLKRLYAARITESGADRLTPKEQLEEIRGYLKKEKKLLETCYFEIKESLNKLGLCIKTYKETNKEQQKQLQDYFMNHLYPIVVPIAVDATHPFPHLNNLSYVLALKLQSLDNPNEIKFGMTRISRMLPGFIKLGDTYVLTDSVVAEFTSELFPGFSVLSWTAFRVTRNADMEIEEEEGDDFMALMTEGLKSRRKGEIIRLEIAKTKDEELKRFITNYIPVSSEDIYECELPMNSNILWEIVGNKNFAQLTFPNYTPKILPPLDPNANIFSILDTQDVLSFQPYESFDPVVNFIQSAAKDPDVFSIRMTLYRVGKNSPIVKALIEAAENGKQVTALVELKARFDEENNLHWAKALEGAGAHVIYGVPGLKVHAKIALVIKSIGKELREYVHLSTGNYNTSSAKIYTDISYMTSKKEFTQDATKFFHNLSGFSHKSRLNTLLAAPLQIKPKIIELIENEAKKGSEGRIILKANSIVDTDVIVALYKASNAGVKIDLIVRGICCLKPKVKGVSENIRVISIVGKYLEHARIYYFKHAKPQIYFASADLMPRNLERRVELMTPVFEEALAEKLFGIIRLQSEDNTNAHELQEDGEYKKLVSNGKNINSQKILEDYTNTTYTSLKREEEEIKAKRLARRMFRES